The following proteins come from a genomic window of Miscanthus floridulus cultivar M001 chromosome 2, ASM1932011v1, whole genome shotgun sequence:
- the LOC136527748 gene encoding 2-oxoglutarate-dependent dioxygenase 11-like isoform X2: MAEIFEKMKVEFVDQDESVQVVADSIRDTGEVPERYVRSETKADPVIIDAEGYNLPVIDMSRLLNPDFSEETAKLGSACEHWGFFQLVNHGIDGGLLQQIKADITKFFSLPLEEKLAVAIPPNGMEGFGHHFVFSKEQKLDWVDILFLATRPIEQRNLSFWPAKPSTFRDTLDKYSLQLSNVSAQLFKFMANNLGVDQEIFLSTFKGLPQSVRINYYPPCSQADRVLGLSPHTDGVGMTFLLHVNDVEGLQIRKDGKWFSVQAMHGALIVNIGDIIEILTNGRYKSVEHRAVINPNKERITIAAFHSIHLFCTIGPLQELLTTDQARYKVIDGVEFTKGYFAAKLEGRSY; this comes from the exons ATGGCTGAAATCTTTGAGAAAATGAAAGTGGAGTTCGTCGACCAAGATGAGAGTGTGCAGGTTGTTGCAGATAGCATCCGTGACACTGGTGAGGTTCCTGAAAGGTATGTCAGGTCTGAGACTAAGGCTGATCCTGTCATCATCGACGCCGAGGGTTATAATCTACCGGTAATAGATATGTCAAGATTGCTCAACCCCGATTTTTCTGAGGAGACTGCTAAGCTTGGATCTGCCTGCGAGCATTGGGGATTCTTCCAG CTAGTGAACCATGGAATAGATGGAGGATTGTTGCAGCAAATTAAGGCTGACATCACCAAGTTCTTCAGTCTTCCACTGGAAGAAAAGTTGGCAGTAGCGATTCCACCAAATGGCATGGAAGGGTTTGGCCACCACTTTGTTTTCTCTAAGGAACAGAAGTTGGACTGGGTCGACATATTGTTCCTTGCCACACGGCCTATTGAGCAAAGGAACCTGTCCTTCTGGCCTGCAAAGCCTTCCACATTCAG GGACACACTGGATAAGTACTCACTGCAACTGTCAAATGTTTCTGCACAATTGTTCAAGTTTATGGCCAACAACCTTGGAGTTGACCAGGAGATATTCCTTAGTACCTTCAAGGGTCTACCTCAGAGCGTGAGGATCAACTATTACCCTCCCTGCAGTCAAGCTGACAGGGTCTTAGGCCTCTCACCGCATACGGATGGTGTTGGCATGACATTCCTCCTCCATGTCAATGATGTGGAAGGACTACAAATCAGAAAGGATGGAAAATGGTTCTCTGTGCAGGCCATGCACGGAGCACTCATTGTCAACATAGGCGATATTATAGAG ATCCTCACCAATGGCAGGTACAAGAGTGTTGAGCACAGGGCAGTAATAAACCCCAACAAGGAAAGGATTACCATTGCAGCATTCCACAGCATTCACCTTTTCTGCACAATTGGCCCACTTCAGGAGTTGCTGACAACAGACCAGGCACGGTACAAGGTGATAGATGGTGTTGAGTTCACCAAGGGCTACTTTGctgcaaagctagaaggcaggag TTATTGA
- the LOC136527748 gene encoding 2-oxoglutarate-dependent dioxygenase 11-like isoform X1, with translation MAEIFEKMKVEFVDQDESVQVVADSIRDTGEVPERYVRSETKADPVIIDAEGYNLPVIDMSRLLNPDFSEETAKLGSACEHWGFFQLVNHGIDGGLLQQIKADITKFFSLPLEEKLAVAIPPNGMEGFGHHFVFSKEQKLDWVDILFLATRPIEQRNLSFWPAKPSTFRDTLDKYSLQLSNVSAQLFKFMANNLGVDQEIFLSTFKGLPQSVRINYYPPCSQADRVLGLSPHTDGVGMTFLLHVNDVEGLQIRKDGKWFSVQAMHGALIVNIGDIIEILTNGRYKSVEHRAVINPNKERITIAAFHSIHLFCTIGPLQELLTTDQARYKVIDGVEFTKGYFAAKLEGRRYLESLKLGL, from the exons ATGGCTGAAATCTTTGAGAAAATGAAAGTGGAGTTCGTCGACCAAGATGAGAGTGTGCAGGTTGTTGCAGATAGCATCCGTGACACTGGTGAGGTTCCTGAAAGGTATGTCAGGTCTGAGACTAAGGCTGATCCTGTCATCATCGACGCCGAGGGTTATAATCTACCGGTAATAGATATGTCAAGATTGCTCAACCCCGATTTTTCTGAGGAGACTGCTAAGCTTGGATCTGCCTGCGAGCATTGGGGATTCTTCCAG CTAGTGAACCATGGAATAGATGGAGGATTGTTGCAGCAAATTAAGGCTGACATCACCAAGTTCTTCAGTCTTCCACTGGAAGAAAAGTTGGCAGTAGCGATTCCACCAAATGGCATGGAAGGGTTTGGCCACCACTTTGTTTTCTCTAAGGAACAGAAGTTGGACTGGGTCGACATATTGTTCCTTGCCACACGGCCTATTGAGCAAAGGAACCTGTCCTTCTGGCCTGCAAAGCCTTCCACATTCAG GGACACACTGGATAAGTACTCACTGCAACTGTCAAATGTTTCTGCACAATTGTTCAAGTTTATGGCCAACAACCTTGGAGTTGACCAGGAGATATTCCTTAGTACCTTCAAGGGTCTACCTCAGAGCGTGAGGATCAACTATTACCCTCCCTGCAGTCAAGCTGACAGGGTCTTAGGCCTCTCACCGCATACGGATGGTGTTGGCATGACATTCCTCCTCCATGTCAATGATGTGGAAGGACTACAAATCAGAAAGGATGGAAAATGGTTCTCTGTGCAGGCCATGCACGGAGCACTCATTGTCAACATAGGCGATATTATAGAG ATCCTCACCAATGGCAGGTACAAGAGTGTTGAGCACAGGGCAGTAATAAACCCCAACAAGGAAAGGATTACCATTGCAGCATTCCACAGCATTCACCTTTTCTGCACAATTGGCCCACTTCAGGAGTTGCTGACAACAGACCAGGCACGGTACAAGGTGATAGATGGTGTTGAGTTCACCAAGGGCTACTTTGctgcaaagctagaaggcaggagGTACTTGGAGAGCTTGAAGCTAGGCCTATGA
- the LOC136527748 gene encoding 2-oxoglutarate-dependent dioxygenase 11-like isoform X3, whose amino-acid sequence MAEIFEKMKVEFVDQDESVQVVADSIRDTGEVPERYVRSETKADPVIIDAEGYNLPVIDMSRLLNPDFSEETAKLGSACEHWGFFQLVNHGIDGGLLQQIKADITKFFSLPLEEKLAVAIPPNGMEGFGHHFVFSKEQKLDWVDILFLATRPIEQRNLSFWPAKPSTFRDTLDKYSLQLSNVSAQLFKFMANNLGVDQEIFLSTFKGLPQSVRINYYPPCSQADRVLGLSPHTDGVGMTFLLHVNDVEGLQIRKDGKWFSVQAMHGALIVNIGDIIEVQEC is encoded by the exons ATGGCTGAAATCTTTGAGAAAATGAAAGTGGAGTTCGTCGACCAAGATGAGAGTGTGCAGGTTGTTGCAGATAGCATCCGTGACACTGGTGAGGTTCCTGAAAGGTATGTCAGGTCTGAGACTAAGGCTGATCCTGTCATCATCGACGCCGAGGGTTATAATCTACCGGTAATAGATATGTCAAGATTGCTCAACCCCGATTTTTCTGAGGAGACTGCTAAGCTTGGATCTGCCTGCGAGCATTGGGGATTCTTCCAG CTAGTGAACCATGGAATAGATGGAGGATTGTTGCAGCAAATTAAGGCTGACATCACCAAGTTCTTCAGTCTTCCACTGGAAGAAAAGTTGGCAGTAGCGATTCCACCAAATGGCATGGAAGGGTTTGGCCACCACTTTGTTTTCTCTAAGGAACAGAAGTTGGACTGGGTCGACATATTGTTCCTTGCCACACGGCCTATTGAGCAAAGGAACCTGTCCTTCTGGCCTGCAAAGCCTTCCACATTCAG GGACACACTGGATAAGTACTCACTGCAACTGTCAAATGTTTCTGCACAATTGTTCAAGTTTATGGCCAACAACCTTGGAGTTGACCAGGAGATATTCCTTAGTACCTTCAAGGGTCTACCTCAGAGCGTGAGGATCAACTATTACCCTCCCTGCAGTCAAGCTGACAGGGTCTTAGGCCTCTCACCGCATACGGATGGTGTTGGCATGACATTCCTCCTCCATGTCAATGATGTGGAAGGACTACAAATCAGAAAGGATGGAAAATGGTTCTCTGTGCAGGCCATGCACGGAGCACTCATTGTCAACATAGGCGATATTATAGAG GTACAAGAGTGTTGA
- the LOC136527762 gene encoding protein ALP1-like produces the protein MRELRMSRPVFYKLCARLRERGLLVDTLHVSVEEQLTMFLKIVGQCHTHSSVAIAMWRSGWTVSTYSNTVLCAIVKLAHELIYVRSISTHPKITERPNKFYPYFEGCIGALDGTHIKTCVPAKSVDRFRGCKSYPTQNVLAVVDFDLHFTYVLAGWEGSAHDSLVLQDALSCPNGLKIPEGKFYLADAGYATRPGILPPYREVCYHLKEFHGAQDPKCPKELFNHRHSQLRTTVERAFGALKNCFKILSNKPFVPLKSQAKVVIACCALHNWILDDGPDEFIYDEPTWYNHLPRSKNRVSDRQADVREWAVKRDSIAQQMWNDRFNNDVTIDN, from the exons ATGCGTGAGCTCAGGATGTCCCGGCCTGTATTCTACAAGCTTTGTGCTCGGCTTAGGGAGAGGGGACTATTAGTTGACACACTTCATGTTTCAGTAGAGGAGCAGCTGACAATGTTTTTGAAGATTGTTGGGCAGTGCCACACACATTCCTCTGTAGCAATAGCAATGTGGAGATCGGGATGGACAGTGAGTACGTACTCTAATACCGTCCTGTGTGCCATTGTCAAGTTAGCTCATGAGCTAATTTATGTGAGATCTATATCCACGCACCCAAAGATCACTGAGAGACCTAACAAGTTCTATCCATATTTTGAG GGTTGTATAGGGGCACTAGATGGCACTCACATCAAGACATGTGTGCCTGCTAAATCTGTGGATAGGTTTAGGGGCTGCAAGTCATACCCCACACAAAATGTCCTAGCAGTTGTCGACTTCGACCTACACTTTACTTATGTCCTAGCAGGGTGGGAGGGATCCGCTCATGATTCTCTCGTGCTGCAGGATGCCCTTTCttgtccaaatggactgaaaatTCCTGAAG GGAAGTTCTATTTGGCCGATGCTGGATATGCCACTAGGCCAGGCATATTACCGCCCTACCGTGAAGTTTGCTATCACCTAAAAGAGTTTCACGGAGCCCAAGACCCAAAATGTCCAAAAGAGCTTTTCAATCACCGTCATTCCCAACTTAGGACAACAGTTGAACGAGCATTTGGTGCTCTCAAGAATTGCTTCAAGATTCTTAGCAACAAGCCATTCGTACCCTTGAAGTCACAGGCCAAGGTGGTCATTGCCTGCTGTGCCCTTCATAATTGGATACTAGACGATGGACCTGATGAGTTCATATATGATGAGCCAACTTGGTACAATCACCTACCAAGGAGTAAGAATCGTGTCTCTGATCGACAGGCTGATGTACGTGAGTGGGCTGTGAAGCGTGATTCAATTGCCCAACAGATGTGGAATGATAGATTTAATAACGATGTTACCATTGACAATTAG